One window of the Cryptomeria japonica chromosome 7, Sugi_1.0, whole genome shotgun sequence genome contains the following:
- the LOC131046089 gene encoding L-gulonolactone oxidase 3 encodes MPFRKGRASLFSTKRNHNTPQRQVRSGLQTVYTSNNITTTLGASLIQAQNCIQLQISLMAALSVLLLLLITAQVCWAACPASTVTCASRWGCDITNFRGWWQDRKSCRATRVVYPGNENELIRAVADAVKEGRKIKVMSAGSHTFNRFACPGGNVGVLISTRDYNSRIIVNKKWKTVTVDAGVLLKDMVENLAREGLTIAQSPYWDAVTMAGIISMAVHGSGLWGKGGGVQEYVVGMSIVVPAPSYAGYAKLIRLGQKDEDLKAARISLGVLGAISQITFRVENMFKRSVALQLKSDYGLEYFAVAVARQHEFADVTWYPSLGRVIYRLDDRVSVSVPGDGSNLQILFRPQTVKTIVQSRATEEEIQATKDADKLCQISEQQLKQTIQTGGGFLNDGVNFKGFPVIGYNNNMQSSSGCQTDPKANNNTNTCSLTSKDLKSNDVICGWDSRINGSFIFHTSVAIPLSALPSAITDIKHLRDLNLKAFCGLDFYGGILMRYVAKSDAYLGFKEDTVDIEFFYYRSRQPNAPRWNEDVMEEIEQLLLQKYDGRPHWAKNRVFTFQGAAQRAVNVEKFIEAKLRLDPFGFFSSEWSDAVLGWGNVLRWRDRCAHDGLCVCRVDRHCSPQLGYFCRSGRLWKNARVCRQE; translated from the exons ATGCCTTTTCGTAAAGGCAGAGCTTCACTGTTTTCCACCAAACGAAATCATAACACACCACAACGACAAGTACGGAGTGGTCTTCAAACAGTCTATACCTCGAACAATATAACGACTACCTTGGGAGCCTCACTCATCCAAGCACAGAATTGCATACAACTTCAAATCTCACTAATGGCAGCTCTGAGTGTACTACTACTGCTTCTGATTACAGCCCAAGTTTGCTGGGCCGCCTGTCCAGCGTCCACGGTCACATGCGCTTCCAGGTGGGGCTGTGACATTACAAACTTCAGAGGATGGTGGCAGGACAGAAAGAGTTGTAGAGCAACAAGAGTCGTTTACCCAGGAAACGAAAATGAGCTCATCAGGGCAGTTGCAGATGCAGTGAAAGAAGGGCGAAAGATAAAAGTTATGAGCGCTGGGTCACACACATTTAATCGGTTTGCCTGCCCGGGTGGGAATGTGGGTGTTTTGATAAGCACCCGGGACTACAACTCCCGGATTATAGTGAACAAGAAGTGGAAAACTGTTACTGTAGATGCAGGGGTTCTGTTAAAAGACATGGTGGAAAATCTTGCTAGGGAAGGTTTAACCATAGCGCAGAGTCCCTACTGGGATGCGGTTACAATGGCGGGGATTATCAGTATGGCGGTACACGGAAGCGGTTTGTGGGGAAAAGGCGGCGGAGTTCAAGAATATGTTGTGGGTATGAGCATTGTGGTTCCTGCGCCTTCTTATGCAGGGTATGCCAAGCTTATCAGATTGGGTCAGAAGGATGAGGACTTAAAAGCTGCAAGGATTTCTCTGGGAGTTCTTGGGGCCATTTCTCAGATCACGTTTCGGGTGGAGAATATGTTCAAGAGGTCGGTTGCTTTGCAGCTAAAGAGTGACTACGGTCTTGAGTATTTTGCTGTAGCGGTTGCGAGACAGCATGAGTTTGCAGATGTTACGTGGTATCCTTCGCTAGGAAGAGTGATTTACAGGCTTGATGACCGGGTGTCGGTCAGCGTACCCGGAGATGGAAGTAACTTGCAGATTCTTTTCCGGCCGCAGACGGTGAAGACCATTGTTCAGAGTAGAGCGACAG aggaagagattcaAGCAACCAAAGATGCAGACAAACTTTGCCAAATATCAGAGCAGCAACTGAAGCAAACAATCCAGACAGGAGGCGGATTCCTGAACGACGGCGTAAACTTCAAAGGATTCCCAGTAATAGGCTACAACAACAACATGCAGTCGTCTTCCGGATGCCAAACCGACCCAAAAGCCAATAACAACACAAACACCTGTTCTCTCACCTCAAAAGATCTGAAGAGCAACGACGTTATCTGCGGTTGGGATTCAAGAATAAACGGCAGTTTTATCTTTCACACCTCCGTTGCCATTCCTCTGTCCGCCCTGCCATCCGCCATTACAGACATAAAACACCTTCGTGACCTAAATCTCAAAGCCTTCTGCGGCCTTGACTTCTATGGGGGCATTCTTATGAGATACGTTGCGAAATCAGATGCCTACTTAGGGTTTAAGGAAGATACAGTGGACATCGAATTCTTTTACTACAGGTCTCGCCAGCCTAATGCACCTCGCTGGAACGAGGACGTAATGGAAGAGATTGAACAGCTTCTTCTGCAGAAATATGATGGGAGGCCACACTGGGCTAAGAATAGGGTTTTCACCTTCCAGGGCGCTGCTCAGAGGGCAGTAAACGTGGAAAAGTTTATAGAGGCCAAGCTGAGGCTCGATCCATTTGGCTTCTTCTCAAGCGAGTGGTCTGATGCAGTTTTGGGGTGGGGAAATGTTTTGAGATGGCGGGACAGATGTGCTCATGATGGATTGTGTGTGTGCAGAGTAGATCGCCACTGCTCTCCCCAACTTGGATATTTTTGCAGGAGTGGAAGACTTTGGAAGAATGCACGTGTTTGCAGACAGGAATGA